From Vibrio crassostreae, one genomic window encodes:
- the ilvA gene encoding threonine ammonia-lyase, biosynthetic: protein MSDDTSSPKKQTGADYLRQILRAPVYEAAIVTPLQDMPRLSARIGNQVQLKREDRQPVHSFKLRGAYNMVSSLSEQQKAAGVIAASAGNHAQGMALSGSKLGIQTTIVMPKTTPDIKVDAVRGFGGNVVLHGSNFDEAKAEAERLSAEHGYTFVPPFDHPLVIAGQGTMGMEMLQQNGHMDYIFVPVGGGGLAAGVAVLVKQLMPEIKVIAVEPEDSSCLKAALDAGEPVVLDQVSMFADGVAVKRIGEETFRLCQQYIDGHIAVSSDEICSAVKDIFEDTRAIAEPSGALALAGLKKFAEQNQLQGKQLATVLSGANTNFHGLRYVSERCELGEKREGLLAVTIPERQGAFLEFCNIIGGRAVTEFNYRHNDESLANIFVGVRLQGGQEELEHIINDLREGGYPVVDLSDDEMAKLHIRYMIGGKPSKPLQERLYSFEFPEYPGALIKFLDTLGTHWNISLFNYRNHGADYGRVLCGFELGDDDLAQFSTHLRELGYQCKDETDNPSYKFFLS from the coding sequence ATGAGTGATGACACCTCCAGCCCCAAAAAACAAACTGGCGCAGACTATCTGCGTCAGATCCTGAGAGCGCCGGTTTACGAAGCGGCAATCGTAACACCTCTACAGGATATGCCGCGTTTAAGCGCGCGCATTGGTAATCAGGTTCAGCTTAAACGAGAAGACCGTCAGCCGGTCCACTCGTTCAAGCTACGTGGTGCCTACAACATGGTATCAAGCCTTTCAGAGCAACAGAAAGCTGCCGGTGTGATTGCGGCATCGGCGGGTAACCATGCTCAAGGTATGGCTCTGTCCGGTTCTAAACTTGGTATTCAAACCACGATTGTGATGCCAAAAACCACTCCTGATATCAAGGTTGATGCGGTACGTGGCTTTGGCGGTAACGTGGTTCTGCACGGCAGCAACTTTGATGAAGCGAAGGCAGAGGCTGAACGCCTTTCTGCTGAACACGGCTATACCTTTGTGCCTCCTTTCGATCACCCATTGGTGATCGCTGGACAAGGCACTATGGGCATGGAGATGCTGCAGCAGAATGGTCACATGGATTACATCTTTGTGCCTGTTGGTGGTGGTGGCTTGGCTGCTGGTGTAGCTGTACTGGTTAAGCAACTGATGCCAGAAATTAAAGTCATCGCGGTTGAACCAGAAGACTCATCTTGCTTGAAAGCAGCTCTCGATGCCGGTGAGCCAGTGGTACTGGATCAGGTCAGCATGTTTGCAGATGGCGTTGCGGTTAAGCGCATTGGCGAAGAGACCTTCCGCCTATGCCAACAGTACATCGATGGTCATATTGCCGTGTCTAGCGATGAGATCTGCTCTGCGGTAAAAGACATCTTTGAAGACACTCGTGCGATTGCTGAACCTTCGGGAGCGCTGGCTCTGGCTGGTCTCAAGAAGTTTGCTGAGCAGAACCAACTGCAAGGCAAGCAACTGGCAACGGTACTTTCTGGTGCTAACACCAACTTCCACGGTTTGCGCTATGTGTCTGAACGTTGTGAGTTGGGCGAAAAACGAGAAGGTCTACTTGCGGTGACTATTCCAGAGCGACAAGGTGCATTCCTAGAGTTCTGTAATATTATTGGCGGCCGAGCGGTGACGGAGTTTAACTACCGCCACAACGACGAAAGCCTAGCGAATATCTTCGTTGGTGTACGTCTGCAAGGTGGGCAAGAAGAGCTCGAGCACATCATTAATGACCTACGTGAAGGCGGCTACCCAGTTGTCGATCTGTCTGATGATGAGATGGCAAAACTGCACATTCGCTACATGATTGGCGGCAAACCATCGAAGCCACTGCAAGAACGTCTGTACAGCTTCGAGTTTCCAGAATATCCAGGTGCATTGATTAAATTCCTTGATACCTTAGGTACTCACTGGAATATCAGCCTGTTCAATTATCGTAACCACGGCGCCGATTACGGTCGCGTATTGTGTGGCTTCGAACTTGGTGATGATGATTTGGCTCAGTTCTCGACACACCTACGAGAGCTTGGCTATCAGTGTAAAGACGAAACCGACAACCCTTCTTACAAGTTCTTCTTGTCTTAA
- the punR gene encoding DNA-binding transcriptional activator PunR: MFSKSSLEMLDTVARLGSFTAAAEQLHKVPSAISYGVRQVEQELDVLLFRRLPRKVELTPAGELFIEEARALLRQMEEVSAQTRRAARGWKKTLRLTLDNVVKLDKMKPMIEEFYQTFEFAELQINMEVFNGSWEAIAQGRADIVIGATSAIPVGGDFEVKDMGRLDWAFVMSPSHPCVREQNLNEEFVSQFPAICLDDTSSVLPKRHTGHYGNQRRLLLPNWYSAIECLKNGVGVGYMPRHIAAPIIEQGLLVEKILPEPSPQSHCCLVWRKDDNHKLIEWMVKYLGSSEQLHQDWLDHRKAI; this comes from the coding sequence ACAATTGCACAAAGTACCGTCGGCGATCAGCTACGGTGTTAGACAGGTTGAGCAAGAACTGGATGTTTTACTTTTCAGACGTTTACCAAGAAAGGTAGAGCTGACACCAGCTGGTGAGTTGTTCATTGAAGAGGCTCGTGCATTGCTGAGACAGATGGAAGAGGTCAGTGCTCAGACTCGACGAGCAGCGCGTGGTTGGAAGAAAACTTTGCGTCTAACGCTCGATAACGTGGTTAAGCTCGATAAGATGAAGCCGATGATTGAAGAGTTCTACCAAACCTTTGAGTTTGCAGAGCTCCAGATCAACATGGAGGTGTTCAACGGCTCTTGGGAAGCCATTGCACAGGGCAGAGCGGATATTGTGATTGGTGCTACTTCTGCGATTCCAGTTGGTGGTGACTTTGAGGTAAAAGACATGGGGCGCTTAGATTGGGCGTTTGTGATGTCGCCAAGTCACCCATGTGTACGAGAGCAAAACCTCAATGAAGAATTCGTGAGTCAGTTCCCTGCAATCTGTTTGGATGACACCTCTAGCGTACTGCCTAAACGCCACACCGGCCATTATGGCAACCAAAGGCGCTTGTTGTTACCTAACTGGTATAGTGCGATTGAGTGCCTTAAGAATGGTGTTGGAGTGGGCTACATGCCAAGACATATCGCTGCTCCTATTATTGAGCAGGGTTTGCTGGTGGAGAAAATCTTGCCTGAACCAAGCCCGCAGAGCCATTGTTGTTTGGTGTGGCGAAAAGACGATAACCATAAATTGATCGAATGGATGGTGAAGTACCTAGGATCGAGTGAGCAACTTCACCAAGATTGGTTGGATCATCGTAAGGCGATCTAA